ctcccgcccgggcgacagagcgagactccgtctcaaaaaaaaaaaaaaaaaaaaccaccttttttaaaagattacctgggcatggtggtacacacctgtagtccaagctacttgggaggctgaagtaggcaatatcatttgagcccaggagttcaaggttgcagtgagctatggtcatgccattatattccaacctgggtgacagagtgagaccccgattctgaaaaaaataaaataaaattttaaaattcagtaagctgagtgtggtggctcatgcctataatcccagcactttgggaggctgaggtaggcagatcacctgaggtcaggagttcaagacaagtctggccaacatggtgaaaccccatctctactaaaagtacaaaaattagctgggcatggtggcatgcgcctgtaatcccagctactcaggaggctgaagcaggagaattgcttgaacctgggaggcagaggttgcagtgggccaagatcacgccattgcactccagcctgggtgacaagagcgagactccatctaaaaaaaattaattaattcagtaAATGAAATTAATACGGTTTTAAGAATGATATTGTAATAAAAttggaacatattttaaaattaaaaattgctgaATCAGTAACTTAAAATTTACAACAAGTATATTGATGTGACACGTAACAGACAGTTGAGTACATTTTTTAGTcacataagaaaactgaaaaaaaaactgtctaGGAATTAATAGCCTGAATTCTAGTCCTGATTTCACTACTGCCCaaacttgggcaaattacttagtTTATTTCCGTATCCTTCACTTGCAGATGGGGATAATATCTGGTCCACCTGACCTCATAGGATTATTATGAAACTCACAAGATGTAGAGAAGTATGCTCTAAAAATCACCAACCAATCATCACTATACATAAGTCAAGGGATTGTAATTAATAAAGCTATAAACTATCTTGATGAACTCCACAAGAGATAagctggggccaggtgcggtggctcacacctgtaatccccgcactttgggaggccgaggtgggtggatcacttgaggtcaggagtttgatactagcctggccaacatggcgagaccccgtctctactaaaaatacaaaaattagctgggcatggtggcacaaccctgtaatcccagctacttgggaggcggaggcaggagaatcgcttaaacccaggaggcagaagttgcagtgatctgagatggctccattgcactccagcctggcagtcagactcttgtctcaaaaaaaaaaaagacaagctggTGACATCAATGCCAGGAGGACTCCAGTGGGTCTGGTTGGAGAAGCAGTGCCCTACAGAATAATATGTctgtaaaatatatgacaataatatgactataaaaaaataaacaggaagagATAGCTTATTGCCATGTGTTGCAGGTACATTTGGGGACGGCCAGCTAAAAATGATTTTCCTACCTGCCTTCCACTCCCAGTCAAGAAGGATTGACTCATAACAGCAGCAGCAATCCCTCAACGTAACCCTGCCAACTGGCCATAGATAACTAGGGGGAGGGCCAATATGATTTGCTTTCAGAGAAACCTTGAATTGGGAGAGAGAAATAGGCAGAGGGATGGATAGACAGAAGAACTCCATATAGCTAGAGGGTTACATTTGAAGTTGAAGCTGTAAGTAGCCGGATTCCACCCACTGTTGGGATCAGAAGCCCAGCTGGTTGATAAAGAATAGAGCAGAGATGAGATGCAGACTCCTGCCTGGGCTATGGTGCTCCCCCTCCCCGGGCCTGGTTCCGGTTCTTCCTGAGATCCAGTTCTTGGGCTCCAGAAATCACCCTTGAATCCTGATAAATTTGCTGTTTTGCAAAGGCTACCGTGCAAAACAGGATACTGTTGCCACAGATCCTGAGTTAGATGTAGAATGTAGGCCTGGCTCGGCTGCCAGGGTTACGAACAGCAATAGCGCAGAGACAGTTGAAAACCAAACTGCTCTGCGTTGTCTTAACTGGGTCACGAGCGTGTTGTGCAATCCTAACAGGTACAGTCATCCCAGCCAGGAGAGCAGAGAAGCAGCTGAGCAGCTGACTCAGGAGCAATACAATGGTTCACCTAAACGGCACCTACACTTGACAATGCGATTAAGGATAATAAACCAGCCCAACCAGTCTTACGTATTCCAAGAATTTCTAACTGTTCTCGGGATTGCAACTTGGAGTTTGCTGGTTCAGGAGAGTCACATCTAAGGAATCCCAAAGTTAGATACCCCTTTGCAAATTGCACAAAGTTAGAGTACTGTGAATACTATAACCCCAAAACGAATAAGCAAACCCCAGCCCTATCAGTAGAGCTTCGCTGTTCCAGAGCACCATCAATCCAGAGGGAATTTACAAATGAGGCAGCCAGCATTAGTTTCCTTCATGCCTTCATTCAGTAAATACGGCGTGCTCACCATGTGTGCTCACCATGTCCCACGCCCTGCGTAAGGGCTGGAGATAGAGCCAAAGTCCCTGCTTCAAGGAgcttatattctctttttttttttttttttgagacagagtctcgctcagtcgcccaggttggagtgccgtggcgtgatctcggctcactgcaagctccgcctcccgggttcacgccattctcctgcctcagcctcccgagtagctgggactacaggtgcccgccaccacgcctggccaattttttgtattttcggtagagacggggtttcaccatgttagccaggatggtctcaatctcctgacctcgtgatccacccgcctcggcctcccaaagtgctgggattacaggcgtgagccaccatgcccggctaaggaGCTTATATTCTAAGGCGGGAATACAATCTGTAAATAAAGATATACCATGTCAGTGGTTATGTGCTGGAAGGCAAAATCAAGCGGGTCAGGGGCATATGACTGATGGGATGCATGCTATTTTATATATGCATTGGTCAGGCACAGCCTCTGTgataaagtgacatttgagcaaaaacttctaatggagggagggagggagtgatgCAGCTGTCAGGGCCAAGAGCTTTCAAGGCAGCAAGAAGAGCATGTCAGAAACCCTAAGATGGGAGCAACTGTGGCCCAGTGCTGTTGTGAACCCATGCGAGCACAGGAGGGAAGGAGTGGAGAGGTGCCTGTAAGCCTCGGTAAAGACATTGGTATTTACCCTCAGGAGTGGAGTCATTCAAATTTTGAGAAACTAGAGTGATGTGGTTTGACTTAGGCCTTACGAGGATCACTCTGCTGTACTGACCGTAAACTGCATGGTGGCCAGTTAGGAGGCTATAGGCATGGTCCAGCAGACTGGGAGGGTGGACTGGATCACAAGGCAGCGATGGAGATGGTGAaaagtggtcagattctggataCGGCCATGGGATTCATCGATGGATTGGATATGAGTTTTCAGAGAAAGGAGTGTAAAGTGACTCCAAGGCTTTTGGCTTCTAAATGAAGATGCCTCTTctagggggtggggtggaggaagaATTGCAGACTGGTGGGCTCAGTCTAGTCTTTTGGAGTCTGAGAGCTGTTTCACTGAATTCGTTTGTGTAAGGGTTTGGCTGGTGAGAAAGGACCAGAAGCTGGAGCCAAAAGTTGGATAGAGCTGGTGGGTACTATGGCTAGAGCGAGAAGCCATCTGTAGGTCAAGGCCAGAAGTTTAGATCGATAGGAGAATGCAATACTGAAGGCAGTGTCAAGGTCAGAATCCAGTGTTTGGTACAATTTGGGTGGCAGTGGGCAGTAATTCAGACAGGACAAGGGCAATGGTGATTTATTAAGTACTAggcattggccaggcgcggtggctcacgtgagcctgtaatcccagcactttgggaggccaaggcgggcagatcacaaggtcaggagatcgagaccatcctgtgaatggtgaaaccctgtctctactaacaatacaaaaaattagctgggtgtggtggcgggtgcctatagtcccagtaactcgggaggctgaggcaggagaatggcgtgaactcgggggctggagcttgcagtgagccaagatcacgccactgcactccagcctgggcgacagagcgagactccatctcaaaaagaaaaataaatataaaaagtaccaGGCATCATGCTAAAAAGCCTATGTGTACAGTATCTCATTGAATTCTTACAACTCTACGAATTAGGTATCATTAGCTCTACTTGACAAATGAGGAAAATCAAAAGGTTGAATAACCTCTCCAAGGCCACAAGGCTTGTAAGCAGAACAGTTTTAAACTTTGATTGGATCTAACTCTGCAGCATGTGTACCTAAACACTATGCAATGCTGCAAGGTTCAATGTACCAGCTGGCAGCTGAGGTTGCCTCAGAGGTTCAAATCAGGAGGGTGTGGGATTGGTAAGTCCAGGTGGAAGCAGAGTCTAAATGTACAGACGTGGCTCCAAGTTTGTGGTTTACATTAGGCATGAAGAAACAGGCTTGGACTGGACTTTGAACCAGGAGACTGGGATCAGCATCTCAAATCTGGCACCAGCATTCCCACTCACCCAACTACAACAGCACTAAGACCTAATTAGGCAAGATGTTGCAGAGGCTGACAATTGTAATGGAAAGTCAGTATTCTGCTTAGCTAGGTTTGTGACACTACCACTGTATTATACTCAGATAAACATGTGAATCCAGTGGAATTTCTTTGTTAGACCTCTGCATTATAACTGAAACAGTGTTCTAATGTGGACGATCAAACACCCTTCCCCTTCTGTAAGATATTTGTTACATAGATGTTGGAATCTATGTTGAAAGAGCTCACAAAGATCCTTCTCTTCACCTGGCTTAATTAAGGAGACTGCTCTAGATCCTACAGGAAAGAGCTTGGTGAATTTACACTGCTCTTTCAAAGGCAAACAACCCTGGCGTTCCAAtacttttgcctttttctctccctGTCAACTGGTAAGGGTGCACTGAACACAAAATTTCATTCTCAGTCTGCTTAAAAGGCACATTTAATGCAGCcagttcaataaaaataatacagaaataagaTCTATCAGCAAGCACATCCTGGCAAGAGCTAATCGCTGTGCTATTATAATGGGTTAGAATTAAATAAGACACCGTCTGGTTCAGAAGTTGTTTCAGGTCAGGCTCGAGTACTACGCATTTCTAGTTTAATAAGGAACTTAGGCTCACCAAGATCGTGACACCCAAGTGACGGAGAGTCAGTGGTAAAACTGGGTCCAGAACTCAGGTCTTCTGATTTCCAGTTcaatcttctttcttctctactCAGAAGGTACTAGGATCTGAATGATAAACAATGCTCACATGGAGAGGTATCAGGTAAAACTGCAATTGACTAATATGCCATACATGATGGACCTACTTAGGGTAGAGTCTCTACTGGCTTTTAATTCAATAGTAAGCAGGTACTGAAAAGGCTGGGAGCAGGTCAGCGGTTTAGACAACTGTCCACTTGCTGACTAGACCACTAACTAAATGTGCTCTATATAAAACACACCAAAGCATTGAATGGAAAACAGTacttgcaaataaaataatttcataagcAATACTATACAGGTGTCTTAACTGAGAAGCAAAGGTTATATTTGCTTGGATTTTATTTGAAAACCCTATTTGATTTATTATCTACTTCTCCTTAGATAAGGCCCCCAGTATAATTACATAATTGGCTCAGCCTTTAAGATTTAAAGCCTCTGTTCCCAAGCTGCAGTGGCTGCAGCAATAGGAAATGAGAAACAAGGCAATCTCATATTGAAGTGCCTACGTAAGGATCCCTAAGGTGTAGTCATGATTTCCAGCCAGGCACTTGTTTGGAATTAGAAATCCTGATTCCTACTGTAAACTGAACATTGCAAAGCTGGTAGGATTAATTCAGTGGAAGAAACTTGGTTTCTTGTTTGGAGGCGTGTGGATGAATAGGAACTCTTGTGTATTGCTGGCAGGAATGTGAGTCAGTACAATCACTTTTGGACAGGGATATGGCATCTTCATAGACTTGAAGATATGTTGAAactccactcctaggtatctGCCCTAAAGACACTCTTACACATGTTCACAAGAATTCTCACTGCAAAGATGTTGGTAGAAGCAAAATTTTGGaagatgtcatttaaaaaaatatgttgtgGCGTAGCAATTAAAATTAAAGCTATCAGGCAAATGATAAAAAGAGCAGGGGTGGCCATACTcatgtcagaaaaaaatgctttacagtcaggcacaatggctcacacctgtaattccagcacattgggaggctgaggaagattGGCTGGAGGccaggattcaagaccagcctgggtgacatgtggagaccttgtctctataaacacattttaagagaactataaaaaaaatttaaaaactagctgggcatgttggctcatgccttggctccagctactcaggaggctgaggcagcattgcctgagcctgagaagtcaaggttgcagtgagctatgatcatatcactgcactccagcctgggccacagagtaagaccctgtctcagagtagagaacccagaaataaattctcaTCTATATGGtaaaatgatctttgacaaaggtgccagcTACTCctaggtactcaagaggctgaggtgggaggatcacttgagcctaggttCAAGagtcagtgagctgtgatcatgccactgcacttcaacctgggtggcagagcaagaccttgtctctttgtGTTTCATCTTCATTACCCTATAAAGATACTTTGATTGCAAGTGGGGACAAAGTAAATGgcacataaaatttttattgcaaATTTGACTTTACTTAGTACTCAGCCTGGGTCACCCTAAAGCAAGCATATTTTATATAAGCGGTTtcagttttactttcttctttctttgatgactatgttttgactttttaatgccAACAAGTCAGATCATTGTGTAGATGGCCACTAAACTGCCAAGGTGACAGTAACAAATGTGGATTAAGCCCAGGAGCCAAGTTTCCCAGTAAGAAAAATCATAGGCCTCCTTCAGGGAAGACAGCATTTGAGTCAAAGCTAATTATTCTCAAAATGAACATAGATTTGCAAAAAAATGGTTATAATGGAGGATCAGGGACCAATGCCTGCTGCCCGTTGCTTCCTTTACCTCCTGTCTGGTGCTCTCATGACACTCAAAGCCTCTGCACTTGTCACCCCACCCACATCCAACTACAAGTGTCCCATTTCCTGCCCCCCACAAATCAATTCTCATGACTACACTTCAGAGCTTGTCCTCTTAAGGTAATCTGAGTATGTTTAAATTCATAACGTGGACAGTGttcaaccagaaaacaaacaaacaaaaatatatatatgtggctTTGAGAAGGCAGGCGGGCAGATGTTAACAGAATTGGTGTTGTACAAAACAAGGATGACAGAAAAGTGAGGATGGTTTTATAGCTGGATAGGTAAAAGGGTAATTTCTTAAGCAAAGATGTATTACGGAGCAAATACTTCTCACGTTTTCTCTGACTGCACAGTTCAAAGATTCAACTATACATTTTACCTAACAGTTTTGAAATACTATAAAGCCTTATTCCATTCTAATGTGTGATGGTTGAAGTCAAAAGACTTCAACCTTCTCAGCCTTTCAGACTAGCAATTTATAGCCATAATTCAAAGTGATTCTGGTAGTAATTTTCATTCTAGCAGAAAATTTTCATTAATCCAAGAGTGAAACAGGAGCCGTATTTGCTGGCCATgttttatttgtcctttttcttcAAACAGGATAACCGAAGATACAGACAGtattcaataaaacaaaatagatgaaaCAAATTCTAAGAGACTGTGATGCCACATGCTACGTTTAACCTAATTTTATTCATGCTTGCCTTGGGATGGGGAATAGATCATTCAGTAAAAAcatacagtaaaaacaaaatgtcttATCATGTACAACTTTTGAACTACAATAATGATGTACCTTAATTACTTCCATGCACACAAGTCTAacattcgttttttttttttaaaataaacacaattaagaCTTCTAGgagcattttataataaagtaattcctaatttttctttgtagataGATCAAGCACCTCCAAAATACAAATTCCTATACACAGTGAGCACGTTACTTAAAATGAACACTTTAAGTAAATTAAGTACGTGGACAGCCTTAGGATAAGCTGACATTATAGATTCAGCTAAGTAGGCAACGAACCATAGTGCCAAATGGAAAAAGTgtatttgcaaataaattttaaaaactaagttaatttttataattaaatacagaaaatatactgatttgctaaaataaataagatgtgaTGTATTAACACTTCACTATAAAGAATGCATATCAGAACATTTATAAACAGTGAATGAGTTTTATTAAGAATAGTTTACTACAATAAACGCTGGCTAAATAGAAGTGCATTTTGTGAAGCACTATGGGTGGTATATGTTTTGCCACATACTCTTGTTACCTTGAGGTAGATAACACATGTGTACCAAATTCGGCATTCATTTTCAGTTGCTGCTGGTATCATGTGTTTTAAGAAATGTGTACAGTAtgaaaaacttgaaaatactcatgaatgaaaaatgtcttaggaaaaaaatagctattttcaTGCAATTATGTACAGTCTCACTGTGTAAATTTCAAGGCAAGGTTTGTTTCCTGTAAAACAAATCATTGTTCTATGAGAGAATGTTCTTTACTTGTCTTAGtgcatttcttttctcctcctgcaTTATTTTGCTCTAGTCTTTATTTCTGTGTGCAAATGACATGCCAGTTAAAATGAAAACTCTCACATGTAGAAAAAGAAAGTCTGGATTTTAAAAACCAAGGAACTCATAAAATCCTTACTAAATGACACCATCTGATTCAAGTAAAAAATGACTTAAACACtagtaataaaaaaagacaaaacacattTCATGAATACAAAGACAAATGTCTGCTGAGTGTTTTAGTTCAGATGTTTCAGAATGCTGCTGTATGTTTTATGAGGAATTTGAGGGGAAGATTTCATAGCAGAAGGTGTTAATGTGGCCTGTAGTGACTTAAGTGGTGACCCAACTGGACTGTGAAACTGCGGGATGCCTATGGACTCGAGCTGCTTGTTAAAGAGGAACTCCCCACTGTTGTTCAGAAATCCTGCCTCATGTCCTCTCTCCCCAAGCTTCCCATCCTCTACTGGCTCAGTTTCTAGCATTTCAGTATCTTCTTTCCTGCTAAAGAACTTGTCCAAGTAACTAGTGTAAGTGTTTTCCTTCTCAACTTGTTCATCCTTCCTTACCTCACAAAACTGACTGATGAAAAAACAGTCCTCCCCACCACTCACAAACTGGCTGTCCCAAGAAGATTGGTACAAGGCTTCTAATTGAGCCAGATTTGCCattcctttttcctgtttttcttggcTTACTGACTTTGATATCAAACTTTTCAATTCTAGTTGGGACACTGAGCTATTCAAGTCATTTAATTTATCAACAACATCAGTAGGCTCATGTTGGGAACTAAGTTGAATAGTTCCTGCAATAAAGGAATCAAAATCAAATCCCtgattcttttccctttcttttccagCCAGTTGCTGTGATGCTTCCTCTAGCGCTATCTGGGCTTTAACCAATCCATTCCTTTCAcattttgatttgcctttcttatcagatttttctttgctttgttctttCCAATTGGAAAGATCTATAATAAGCTTGGGTTCATAGTAATGGTTAACTTCACTCTCTCTCCAAACTAAGTTATCCAAATATGATGACGACCTCGTTTTGTAGTTACAAGTATGGCTACACTCCAGATCACAATATTTGTTTTCATGATGATCTGAGTATTGCCAACAAGGCTCAGTAGAGTAACTGGTATCAAAAGCAGGATCCTCTAGATACTTTTCCCGATCTCCATCCAAATATTTTCGGGGATCAACTTGTACTTCTTCTTCATCAGTGACATCGGACAGAGCTCTTGGATCAAGCTGAACCTCATCAATATCAAAGTTGTTATGTATAGGCCAATCATGCTCTGAAAACTGACAATCATGATAcctgaaaaaaatcaatacactAGTGTTATTCCAcgtatatgatttcattttcaaattcacCGAGTACCTTTTATGTGACAGCACTGTGCTAGGTCTATGAGGGGATAATTATAGGAGAATAAAGTCATATGCCTGCCTTGCCCTACCAGAACT
This genomic window from Piliocolobus tephrosceles isolate RC106 chromosome 6, ASM277652v3, whole genome shotgun sequence contains:
- the MAPK6 gene encoding mitogen-activated protein kinase 6, whose translation is MAEKFESLMNIHGFDLGSRYMDLKPLGCGGNGLVFSAVDNDCDKRVAIKKIVLTDPQSVKHALREIKIIRRLDHDNIVKVFEILGPSGSQLTDDVGSLTELNSVYIVQEYMETDLANVLEQGPLLEEHARLFMYQLLRGLKYIHSANVLHRDLKPANLFINTEDLVLKIGDFGLARIMDPHYSHKGHLSEGLVTKWYRSPRLLLSPNNYTKAIDMWAAGCIFAEMLTGKTLFAGAHELEQMQLILESIPVVHEEDRQELLSVIPVYIRNDMTEPHKPLTQLLPGISREALDFLEQILTFSPMDRLTAEEALSHPYMSIYSFPMDEPISSHPFHIEDEVDDILLMDETHSHIYNWERYHDCQFSEHDWPIHNNFDIDEVQLDPRALSDVTDEEEVQVDPRKYLDGDREKYLEDPAFDTSYSTEPCWQYSDHHENKYCDLECSHTCNYKTRSSSYLDNLVWRESEVNHYYEPKLIIDLSNWKEQSKEKSDKKGKSKCERNGLVKAQIALEEASQQLAGKEREKNQGFDFDSFIAGTIQLSSQHEPTDVVDKLNDLNSSVSQLELKSLISKSVSQEKQEKGMANLAQLEALYQSSWDSQFVSGGEDCFFISQFCEVRKDEQVEKENTYTSYLDKFFSRKEDTEMLETEPVEDGKLGERGHEAGFLNNSGEFLFNKQLESIGIPQFHSPVGSPLKSLQATLTPSAMKSSPQIPHKTYSSILKHLN